One Campylobacter pinnipediorum subsp. caledonicus genomic window carries:
- a CDS encoding methyl-accepting chemotaxis protein, producing MNFKLKPIKEIEEGLSSFFDFLNFKTKNASTIQVKTKDEFGQMATMINENIAKIQDGKTQENNFIQQANHFVDKIKDGDFTATLDANTNNPALNQLKQTFKELQEALQEAIAKDGQDVLRLLDSYKRQDFTSRLDDEGRMASGVNLLGEEITNMLKNNLKQAETLQQKAQILSSSMDELTNGANSQASSLQESAAAVEQMSSSMNAISQKTQDVIRQSEEIKNIITIIRDIADQTNLLALNAAIEAARAGEHGRGFAVVADEVRKLAERTQKSLGEIEANTNVLAQSINEMSESIKEQAEGINMINKSVSEVDMLTQQNVKIANNTNQITLEVDDMAKTIVEDVRKKKF from the coding sequence ATGAATTTTAAGTTAAAGCCTATTAAAGAAATAGAAGAAGGTTTAAGTTCATTCTTTGACTTCTTAAATTTTAAAACTAAAAATGCAAGTACAATACAAGTAAAAACCAAAGACGAATTTGGTCAAATGGCAACAATGATAAACGAAAACATAGCTAAAATCCAAGATGGTAAAACACAAGAAAACAACTTCATCCAACAAGCAAATCACTTTGTTGATAAGATAAAAGATGGTGATTTTACAGCTACATTAGATGCTAATACAAATAACCCAGCGCTTAATCAATTAAAACAAACATTTAAAGAGCTTCAAGAAGCATTACAAGAAGCAATAGCAAAAGATGGTCAAGATGTATTAAGATTACTTGATTCATATAAAAGACAAGACTTTACATCAAGACTTGATGATGAAGGTAGAATGGCTAGTGGTGTAAATTTACTTGGTGAAGAAATAACAAATATGCTTAAAAACAATCTAAAACAAGCAGAAACACTACAACAAAAAGCTCAAATACTATCAAGCTCTATGGATGAATTAACAAATGGAGCAAACTCACAAGCAAGTTCTTTACAAGAGAGTGCAGCAGCAGTAGAGCAAATGAGCAGTTCAATGAATGCAATATCTCAAAAGACACAAGATGTTATAAGACAATCAGAAGAGATTAAAAACATAATAACAATAATAAGAGATATAGCAGATCAAACAAATCTATTAGCACTTAATGCAGCTATAGAAGCAGCAAGAGCAGGAGAACATGGTAGAGGCTTTGCAGTTGTTGCTGATGAAGTAAGAAAACTAGCAGAAAGAACTCAAAAATCATTAGGAGAGATAGAAGCAAATACAAATGTATTAGCTCAATCAATAAATGAAATGAGTGAGTCTATAAAAGAACAAGCAGAAGGTATTAATATGATTAATAAATCTGTTTCAGAGGTAGATATGCTAACTCAACAAAATGTTAAAATAGCAAACAACACAAATCAAATTACATTAGAAGTAGATGATATGGCTAAGACTATAGTTGAAGATGTAAGGAAGAAGAAGTTTTAA
- a CDS encoding DUF6394 family protein, which produces MNWGKVVYVFFALMSLTTAAEFLYDKNEIALFVAASINLVSTLLKIGVRNILSAELFASSLVADLHLIPAFVVLQVNANMTLAYSLVIGAVIANVFSLALVLVESNKAQEEF; this is translated from the coding sequence ATGAATTGGGGTAAAGTTGTATATGTATTTTTCGCTCTTATGAGCCTTACTACTGCTGCTGAGTTTTTATATGATAAAAATGAAATCGCTTTATTTGTCGCTGCTAGTATAAATTTAGTATCAACACTGCTTAAAATAGGTGTTAGAAACATACTATCGGCCGAACTTTTTGCAAGTTCTTTGGTTGCGGATTTGCACCTAATACCTGCATTTGTTGTATTGCAAGTTAATGCAAATATGACATTAGCATATTCACTTGTAATAGGTGCGGTTATAGCAAATGTATTTTCACTAGCTTTGGTTTTAGTCGAATCAAACAAAGCACAAGAAGAATTTTAG
- the dapB gene encoding 4-hydroxy-tetrahydrodipicolinate reductase, which produces MIRVGIHGASGKMGKEIASCLCENEFAKLSVAYSINEISHPLPKDVIITNDLEELFENSDVVIDFSIKQGAINLINYARTNPKPLVIGTTGLGEDGADLIEHAANAMPILYATNMSLGIALLNRLVALSSKTLRDFDIEIVEMHHKHKKDAPSGTALTLAEHAAVARNLDLKDVMVTGREGLIGARTKDEISVMALRGGDVVGRHTVGFYNDGEYMELNHTATSRTTFAKGAIKAAVWLHSQPNGKYSIYDCIGL; this is translated from the coding sequence ATGATAAGAGTAGGCATACATGGTGCAAGTGGAAAAATGGGTAAAGAGATAGCTTCTTGCTTGTGCGAAAATGAATTTGCTAAACTTAGCGTTGCTTATTCTATAAATGAAATTTCACATCCACTGCCAAAAGATGTGATAATTACAAATGACCTTGAAGAGCTTTTTGAAAATAGCGATGTTGTTATAGATTTTAGTATAAAACAAGGTGCTATTAATTTGATAAACTATGCTAGAACAAATCCAAAACCACTTGTTATCGGAACAACAGGGCTTGGAGAAGATGGCGCTGATCTTATAGAACATGCCGCAAATGCTATGCCTATTTTATATGCTACAAATATGAGTTTAGGCATTGCTTTGTTAAATCGTTTGGTTGCTTTATCTTCAAAGACTTTGAGAGATTTTGATATAGAGATAGTTGAAATGCATCATAAACACAAAAAAGATGCACCTAGTGGAACAGCACTTACTTTGGCAGAACATGCAGCAGTTGCTAGAAATCTTGACTTGAAAGATGTTATGGTTACTGGTAGAGAAGGGCTTATCGGGGCTAGAACAAAAGATGAGATATCTGTCATGGCTCTTCGTGGTGGAGATGTTGTTGGTAGGCATACTGTTGGTTTTTATAATGACGGAGAGTATATGGAGCTTAATCATACAGCAACTTCAAGAACTACATTTGCTAAAGGTGCTATAAAAGCTGCGGTTTGGCTACATTCTCAACCAAATGGAAAATATAGTATATATGATTGTATCGGTCTTTAA
- the lptE gene encoding LPS assembly lipoprotein LptE — MKYFATIFITIFLVGCGYQPISKISHNLVGDRVFIDVIIDKNEPKNSVFIKDAVREGIASRLNKNLSSKNSANTFINVKTKSLSYQPTVYDEYGYITSYKATLVLIFETKFKDDSVSEIQTSGEYDFNIAKRIKNIRYADSIISERERYQAIKEASKEAFDEYVSKLALKGNKNGSN, encoded by the coding sequence ATGAAGTATTTTGCTACTATTTTTATCACTATATTTCTTGTTGGTTGTGGATATCAACCTATCTCAAAAATAAGTCACAACTTAGTTGGAGACAGGGTTTTTATAGATGTTATTATAGACAAAAACGAACCAAAAAATAGTGTATTTATAAAAGATGCTGTAAGAGAGGGGATTGCATCTAGATTAAATAAAAACTTAAGTTCTAAAAATAGCGCAAATACTTTTATCAATGTAAAAACAAAATCGCTATCGTATCAACCAACTGTTTATGATGAATATGGCTACATAACTTCATATAAAGCGACTTTGGTTTTGATTTTTGAAACAAAATTTAAAGATGACAGTGTAAGTGAAATTCAAACAAGTGGAGAATATGATTTTAATATAGCCAAAAGAATAAAAAATATCAGATATGCAGATAGTATTATTAGTGAAAGAGAGAGGTATCAAGCCATAAAAGAAGCATCAAAAGAGGCATTTGATGAATATGTCTCTAAACTAGCATTAAAAGGAAACAAAAATGGCAGCAATTAG
- the secF gene encoding protein translocase subunit SecF — protein MQIFTKAKVYDFMKFKIPSTILSAILFFGSVFLLTTKGLNYGIDFAGGTLIQLKYDKEVSLDKVREALAVNETLRNASVTKFGNEKDTHEIIVRFLGSSSDVGSDAGDTVKQLLKDTGNVEVRRVDMVGPKVGGELRSKALMAIFISFGAVLIYIALRFEWRFAIAAIISEIHDIIITMGAISLFAIDVNLDTLAAILTVLGYSLNDTIIIFDRIREGITTSKRDDIAGIINESVSSTLSRTILTSSSTFIVVFVLYNFGGDMISGFSFVLMVGVLVGTLSSVYIASAFLIWLKFSVEQYRNRLNEKLKQKRERERERAKFEKGVV, from the coding sequence ATGCAAATATTTACAAAGGCTAAAGTTTATGACTTTATGAAGTTTAAAATTCCTTCGACTATACTTTCTGCCATATTATTTTTTGGATCTGTATTTTTACTTACCACAAAAGGTTTAAATTACGGTATAGACTTTGCGGGTGGAACACTTATACAATTAAAATATGATAAAGAGGTTTCATTAGATAAAGTAAGAGAAGCACTTGCTGTAAATGAAACACTAAGAAATGCATCAGTTACAAAATTTGGAAACGAAAAAGACACACACGAAATAATCGTGCGTTTTTTAGGTTCTAGTTCTGATGTAGGTTCTGATGCTGGAGATACAGTAAAACAACTTTTAAAAGATACTGGAAATGTTGAAGTTAGAAGGGTTGATATGGTTGGACCAAAGGTTGGTGGAGAGCTTAGAAGCAAAGCGCTTATGGCTATTTTTATATCTTTTGGTGCGGTTTTGATATACATTGCTTTAAGATTTGAATGGAGATTTGCCATAGCTGCAATAATATCTGAAATTCACGATATCATAATAACAATGGGAGCTATATCTTTGTTTGCCATAGATGTGAACTTAGACACATTGGCGGCGATTTTAACAGTTCTTGGATACTCACTAAATGATACAATAATTATCTTTGATAGGATAAGAGAAGGCATCACAACAAGCAAAAGAGATGACATAGCTGGGATAATAAACGAATCCGTATCATCTACCCTATCAAGAACGATACTAACATCAAGTTCTACATTTATAGTTGTATTTGTTCTTTATAATTTTGGTGGAGATATGATCAGCGGATTTTCATTTGTGCTTATGGTTGGTGTCCTTGTAGGAACACTAAGCTCTGTCTATATAGCTTCGGCTTTTCTTATATGGCTAAAATTTAGTGTTGAACAATACAGAAATAGACTAAATGAAAAACTAAAACAAAAAAGAGAGCGCGAAAGAGAAAGAGCAAAATTTGAAAAAGGTGTGGTGTAA
- the purF gene encoding amidophosphoribosyltransferase, with protein sequence MCAIVGIINSKDAAKTAYYALFAMQHRGQEASGISSCDESGKIHTVKASGLVTEVFKKSSFEILKGDMAIGHNRYATAGNESLFDAQPINANYSLGSISIVHNGNLVNKDKIRQSLIDEGAIFASNMDTENIIHLIARHNSKSLKDRIIYALEKIVGAYCLLIQSRHKTFVVRDKYGVRPLSLGRLKDGGYVVASETCAFDLLEAEFIRDVRPGEMIIFERGKDDFISEQIFEPEPRICAFEYIYFARPDSVIEGKSVYETRKNMGRVLARKSKVRADFVIPVPDSGVAAALGYAQESGLPFEAAIVRNHYVGRTFIEPTQEMRNLKVKLKLNPMSNVLKGKDVVVIDDSIVRGTTSKKIVELLRHAGVRNIHFKVACPELKYPERYGIDTPSFEELISANKSIDEVCKYIGVDSLEFLDIDELQMALGRERKYSLVSFDGNYFIK encoded by the coding sequence ATGTGTGCTATAGTTGGTATAATAAATTCAAAGGATGCTGCAAAAACTGCTTATTATGCTCTTTTTGCTATGCAACATAGAGGTCAAGAAGCAAGTGGTATAAGCTCTTGTGATGAAAGTGGAAAAATACATACAGTAAAAGCTTCTGGACTTGTGACTGAGGTTTTTAAAAAAAGTAGCTTTGAAATTTTAAAAGGCGATATGGCAATAGGACACAATAGATATGCTACTGCTGGAAATGAGTCATTGTTTGATGCACAACCTATAAATGCAAATTATTCTCTTGGTTCAATCTCTATAGTTCATAACGGAAATTTGGTTAATAAAGACAAAATAAGACAATCCTTGATAGATGAAGGTGCTATTTTTGCTTCAAATATGGACACAGAAAATATAATTCATCTTATAGCTAGACATAACAGCAAAAGTCTAAAAGATAGAATAATATATGCTTTAGAAAAGATTGTTGGAGCTTATTGTTTGCTTATACAATCAAGACATAAGACTTTTGTAGTTCGCGATAAATACGGTGTTAGACCATTAAGTCTTGGAAGATTAAAAGATGGCGGATATGTTGTTGCTAGTGAAACTTGTGCTTTTGACTTGCTTGAGGCTGAGTTCATAAGAGATGTTAGACCTGGTGAAATGATTATATTTGAACGTGGAAAAGATGATTTTATAAGCGAACAAATTTTTGAGCCAGAACCAAGAATTTGTGCATTTGAATATATATATTTTGCTCGTCCTGATAGCGTTATAGAAGGCAAAAGTGTATATGAGACTAGAAAAAATATGGGAAGAGTCCTTGCTAGAAAAAGTAAGGTTAGGGCAGACTTTGTAATACCTGTGCCAGATAGTGGTGTAGCTGCGGCATTAGGATATGCACAAGAAAGTGGTCTTCCTTTTGAGGCGGCTATTGTTAGAAATCACTATGTCGGAAGAACTTTTATAGAACCTACTCAAGAAATGAGAAATTTAAAGGTAAAACTCAAACTAAACCCTATGTCTAATGTCTTAAAAGGTAAAGATGTTGTCGTTATAGATGATAGCATAGTAAGAGGAACAACAAGTAAAAAGATAGTTGAACTTTTGCGTCATGCCGGCGTTAGAAATATACATTTTAAAGTTGCTTGTCCTGAGCTTAAATATCCTGAAAGATATGGTATAGATACTCCTAGTTTTGAAGAGCTTATAAGTGCAAATAAAAGCATAGATGAGGTTTGCAAATATATAGGCGTCGATAGCTTGGAATTTCTTGATATTGATGAGCTACAAATGGCTTTAGGCAGAGAGAGAAAATACTCACTTGTTAGCTTTGATGGAAATTATTTTATTAAATAA
- the leuS gene encoding leucine--tRNA ligase, with translation MAYEPLKIEKKWQEKWQESGEFEPKDDYTLPKKYILSMFPYPSGRIHMGHVRNYSIGDAFARYYRNQGYNVLHPIGFDSFGMPAENAAIKHKIHPKKWTYENIDYMKKELASLGLSFSKNRELATSDPLYTKWEQSFFIKMFEKGLVYRKSAIVNWCEHDQTVLANEQVEDGCCWRCGNQVIQKELPGYYLKITDYADELLDDLKTLEGKWPSQVLSMQENWIGKSYGLEFKLFLDSESQKKLNNKFDGFSVFTTRPDTIYGVSYTALSPEHPIVKTLLDLNLLDDDKKAKIKAILNQSPRERQASEKDGVFLGIYVNHPLTDEKIPVWVANFILSDYGSGAIMAVPAHDQRDFEFANKFNLAIKTVVKSLDENCDNTKANSDYGISINSPLINDLSSEKAKEKIISYFEDKNLGKRVTNFKLRDWGISRQRYWGAPIPVVHCKDCGAVPENTQNLPVALPDDVEITGEGNPLDKHPTWKFTKCPKCGKDAVRETDTMDTFFQSSWYFARYASDHKTWEDCAFDKQSVDYWMNVDQYIGGIEHAILHLLYARFFQKALRDLGLLSNDEPFSNLLTQGMVLKDGAKMSKSKGNVVDPDSIINKYGADTARLFILFAAPPQKELDWNDSAVEGSYRFLNRLWEKSMSAIKTDKIPSIDHTSLNKEEKYARLKVYEALKKSKDVFNESFTFNTLIAACMEALNALNAQSNEKVTTEGIYIILNLLEPIVPHICCELSEELFRRANFGELKILDEVFVKDSFKLAVTVNGKKRAEFEISNETNEADIIKLAKEQVSKWIENKEIIKEIYIKEKLVNLVVKG, from the coding sequence ATGGCTTATGAACCATTAAAAATAGAAAAAAAATGGCAGGAAAAATGGCAGGAAAGTGGCGAGTTTGAACCAAAAGATGATTATACATTACCAAAAAAATATATCTTAAGTATGTTTCCTTATCCTAGTGGTAGGATACATATGGGACACGTAAGAAATTATTCTATAGGTGATGCATTTGCTAGATATTATAGAAATCAAGGCTACAACGTGCTTCATCCTATCGGTTTTGATAGCTTTGGTATGCCTGCCGAAAATGCTGCTATAAAGCATAAAATTCATCCTAAAAAATGGACTTATGAAAATATCGACTACATGAAGAAAGAGCTTGCAAGCCTAGGGCTTTCTTTTTCGAAAAACAGAGAACTAGCTACATCTGATCCGCTATACACAAAATGGGAACAAAGCTTTTTTATAAAGATGTTTGAAAAAGGCTTAGTATATAGAAAAAGTGCTATAGTAAATTGGTGTGAGCATGACCAAACAGTATTAGCAAATGAGCAAGTCGAAGATGGTTGTTGTTGGAGATGTGGAAATCAAGTAATACAAAAAGAGCTTCCAGGGTATTATTTAAAGATAACAGACTATGCTGATGAATTACTTGATGATTTAAAGACATTGGAAGGAAAATGGCCAAGCCAAGTTTTAAGCATGCAAGAAAACTGGATAGGCAAGAGCTATGGTCTTGAGTTTAAACTTTTCTTAGATAGTGAATCACAAAAGAAACTAAACAACAAATTTGATGGCTTTAGTGTATTTACAACAAGACCTGATACTATATACGGAGTAAGCTATACAGCTTTATCTCCTGAACATCCTATCGTAAAAACATTGCTTGATTTAAATTTATTAGATGATGATAAAAAAGCCAAGATAAAAGCGATATTAAACCAAAGTCCAAGAGAGAGACAAGCAAGCGAAAAAGATGGTGTATTTTTAGGAATTTATGTAAACCATCCTTTGACTGATGAAAAAATACCTGTTTGGGTTGCAAATTTTATCTTGTCTGATTATGGTAGTGGTGCTATTATGGCTGTTCCGGCTCATGATCAAAGAGACTTTGAGTTTGCAAATAAATTCAATCTTGCTATAAAAACTGTTGTTAAGTCTTTAGATGAAAATTGCGATAATACAAAGGCAAATAGTGATTATGGAATTTCTATAAATTCTCCTCTTATAAATGACCTTAGCAGCGAAAAGGCAAAAGAAAAAATAATATCATATTTTGAAGATAAAAATTTAGGCAAAAGAGTAACAAACTTTAAACTTAGAGATTGGGGAATTTCTCGCCAGAGATACTGGGGCGCTCCTATACCTGTTGTGCATTGTAAAGACTGTGGTGCAGTGCCTGAAAATACACAAAACCTACCTGTTGCATTACCTGATGATGTTGAGATAACAGGCGAAGGAAATCCACTAGATAAGCACCCTACTTGGAAATTTACAAAATGTCCAAAATGTGGAAAAGATGCTGTAAGAGAAACTGATACAATGGATACATTCTTCCAAAGTTCTTGGTATTTTGCAAGATATGCAAGCGATCATAAGACATGGGAAGATTGTGCTTTTGATAAACAAAGTGTTGATTATTGGATGAATGTTGATCAATACATAGGTGGTATCGAACACGCCATATTACACCTACTCTATGCTAGATTTTTCCAAAAAGCTTTAAGGGATTTGGGACTACTTAGCAATGACGAACCATTTTCAAATTTATTAACACAAGGAATGGTTTTAAAAGATGGTGCTAAAATGAGCAAGAGTAAAGGAAATGTAGTAGACCCTGATAGCATTATAAATAAATACGGTGCTGATACGGCTAGATTATTTATACTTTTTGCAGCGCCTCCACAAAAAGAACTTGACTGGAACGATAGTGCAGTAGAAGGCTCTTATAGGTTTTTAAATAGACTTTGGGAAAAGTCAATGAGTGCAATAAAAACAGATAAAATACCAAGCATAGATCACACCTCTTTAAACAAAGAAGAAAAATATGCTAGATTAAAAGTCTATGAAGCACTAAAAAAATCAAAAGATGTATTTAACGAAAGCTTTACTTTTAATACACTTATAGCAGCTTGCATGGAAGCTTTAAATGCTTTAAATGCTCAATCAAACGAAAAAGTAACAACAGAGGGAATTTATATAATCCTAAATTTACTAGAACCAATAGTTCCTCACATATGTTGCGAATTAAGCGAAGAGCTATTTAGAAGAGCAAATTTTGGTGAACTTAAAATTTTAGATGAAGTTTTTGTAAAAGATAGCTTTAAACTAGCAGTTACAGTAAACGGCAAAAAAAGAGCCGAGTTTGAGATCTCAAATGAAACTAACGAAGCTGACATAATAAAATTAGCCAAAGAACAAGTTTCAAAGTGGATAGAAAACAAAGAGATAATTAAAGAAATTTACATAAAAGAAAAACTTGTAAATTTGGTCGTAAAGGGATAA
- a CDS encoding GGDEF domain-containing protein, whose protein sequence is MAAISMAQIIKESISEIKNRQLMLTPENYTEVFNEISNKYGFTTETQIKLEKYISRLTTEYKTQANNLNINTIDEFIAFLTARLNRSSQQSFNISEDLNFRSLVTFTKRILQTISILHNKDAKSLAEKSIQLLNKKFDIKNIDKTRKNWLDLIDSYNEEYLEFLKYYGVRNFDDLKSMMSELNEFLTLQNNQTRLALITDLIAYTLKPSISKELENDINELSLQIKKNPICIHESSIQNDIRNLITRRIEADKDEITEKFSTLNVVLQNISDKISNIATTSHTNLKKAQDIKNNISGIKFDVNNFEKVRDTLFDIATSLEVESRELGTEMVVKQETILQLQEKVTILEKELEDARAESKEDFLTKTASRRALMQEILRIEEAFKRYGTNYSLCFLDIDYFKKINDNYGHDAGDAILSTVAKIFKKSSRKIDFIGRYGGEEFVVILPNTSLNDAIKFANKIILSIEKFKFIYKNEVIKVTISAGVATRNLNENDTCTLENADKMLYSAKKNGRNQAMPKITE, encoded by the coding sequence ATGGCAGCAATTAGTATGGCACAAATAATAAAAGAATCAATCAGTGAGATAAAAAATCGCCAATTAATGCTAACACCTGAAAATTACACAGAAGTTTTTAATGAGATATCAAATAAATATGGTTTTACAACAGAAACCCAGATAAAACTAGAAAAATATATATCGAGATTAACAACAGAGTATAAAACACAAGCAAATAATTTAAATATAAACACTATAGATGAGTTTATAGCATTTTTAACAGCTAGACTAAACAGATCATCTCAGCAATCTTTTAATATCAGCGAGGATTTAAACTTTAGATCTTTAGTCACATTTACAAAGCGTATTTTGCAAACTATATCAATATTGCATAACAAAGATGCAAAATCTCTTGCCGAAAAAAGTATTCAACTTTTAAATAAAAAATTTGATATAAAAAATATAGACAAAACAAGAAAAAACTGGCTTGATCTAATTGACTCTTACAATGAAGAGTATCTTGAGTTTTTAAAATACTATGGTGTAAGAAACTTTGATGACTTAAAGTCTATGATGAGTGAATTGAATGAGTTTTTAACCCTACAAAACAATCAAACGCGATTAGCATTAATAACAGATCTTATAGCATACACTTTAAAGCCATCTATATCAAAAGAACTTGAAAATGATATAAATGAACTTAGTTTGCAGATCAAGAAAAATCCAATCTGTATACATGAAAGTAGTATCCAAAATGATATAAGAAATTTAATCACAAGAAGAATAGAAGCTGATAAAGATGAGATAACAGAAAAATTTTCAACACTAAATGTAGTCTTACAAAATATAAGTGATAAAATTTCAAATATAGCAACAACTTCGCATACAAACTTAAAAAAAGCTCAAGACATCAAAAACAACATAAGTGGGATAAAATTTGATGTAAATAATTTTGAAAAAGTAAGAGATACACTTTTTGATATAGCAACCAGTCTTGAAGTAGAAAGTCGAGAACTTGGCACAGAAATGGTTGTAAAGCAAGAAACTATTTTACAACTTCAAGAAAAAGTAACGATATTAGAAAAAGAGCTTGAAGATGCAAGAGCTGAAAGCAAAGAAGATTTTCTTACAAAAACAGCTTCTAGACGTGCTTTAATGCAAGAAATTTTAAGAATAGAAGAAGCATTTAAACGATATGGAACAAATTATTCATTATGCTTTTTGGATATTGATTATTTTAAAAAAATAAACGATAATTATGGGCATGATGCTGGAGATGCGATACTATCAACTGTAGCTAAAATATTTAAAAAATCATCTAGAAAAATTGATTTTATAGGCAGATATGGTGGTGAGGAGTTTGTTGTAATTTTACCAAACACTAGTTTAAATGATGCGATTAAATTTGCAAACAAAATAATATTATCTATAGAAAAGTTTAAATTTATATATAAAAATGAAGTGATAAAAGTTACAATCAGTGCTGGTGTAGCAACGAGAAATCTAAATGAAAATGATACATGCACTCTTGAAAATGCAGATAAAATGCTTTACTCTGCCAAGAAAAATGGTAGAAACCAAGCTATGCCAAAAATAACAGAATAA
- a CDS encoding Mur ligase family protein encodes MSLLKDFLSKKPLFYKEIDYTTMPKAWSKIKSEIKPFKIIHIVGTNGKGSTGRFLAQILKQNGNYVGHYTSPHIFSFNERFWLDGKVVSDEKLELAHQKLQEILNDELKKRVSYFEYATLLSAILFCKCDYFICEAGMGGELDATNVFDKQMSIFTPIGLDHTAVLGDTLDKICITKFNAIQKKIPVLLNNKMDKTCVKIGFEIANAKQANINFAKDILNQTDMDSINLYSQKFSLPNFLRSNLTLACSGAKKLLGFLDISKLDKLNLRGRCEKIANNVYVDVGHNELGALQMVDFFQSKKINLIYNSFLDKDFDSILNTLKPILKHVFIYEYASYDRELGGEKLKSTLDKLNIPNSIFDKENLENIFDKNDIYLVFGSFLLVESFLENYKSN; translated from the coding sequence ATGAGTTTATTAAAAGATTTTTTATCAAAAAAACCTCTTTTTTATAAAGAAATAGATTATACTACTATGCCTAAGGCATGGAGTAAGATTAAAAGCGAGATAAAACCATTTAAAATAATTCATATCGTAGGTACGAATGGTAAAGGCTCAACTGGTAGATTTTTAGCTCAAATTTTAAAACAAAATGGCAACTATGTAGGGCATTACACAAGCCCTCATATATTTAGTTTTAACGAAAGATTTTGGCTAGATGGCAAAGTAGTATCTGATGAAAAATTAGAATTAGCTCACCAAAAACTTCAAGAGATTTTAAACGATGAGCTTAAAAAAAGAGTTAGCTATTTTGAATATGCAACACTATTATCAGCGATACTATTTTGCAAATGTGATTATTTTATATGTGAAGCTGGAATGGGTGGAGAGCTTGATGCAACAAATGTTTTTGATAAACAAATGAGCATCTTTACGCCAATAGGACTTGATCATACAGCCGTACTTGGGGATACCCTGGATAAAATTTGTATAACAAAGTTTAATGCTATACAGAAAAAAATACCAGTTTTGCTAAATAACAAAATGGATAAAACTTGTGTAAAAATAGGATTTGAAATAGCAAATGCAAAACAAGCAAATATAAATTTTGCAAAAGATATTTTAAATCAAACTGACATGGATAGCATAAATTTATACAGCCAAAAATTCAGTCTGCCAAATTTTTTAAGATCAAATTTGACACTAGCATGCAGTGGTGCAAAAAAGCTCTTAGGATTTTTAGATATCTCAAAACTTGATAAGCTAAATTTACGTGGTCGTTGTGAAAAAATAGCAAATAATGTATACGTAGATGTAGGTCACAATGAGCTTGGCGCATTACAAATGGTTGATTTTTTCCAAAGTAAAAAAATAAATTTAATATATAATTCTTTTTTAGATAAGGATTTTGATAGTATTTTAAATACTCTCAAACCAATACTAAAACATGTTTTTATATATGAATACGCAAGCTATGATAGAGAGCTTGGAGGAGAAAAATTAAAATCAACTCTTGATAAATTAAATATACCAAATTCCATATTTGATAAAGAAAATTTAGAAAATATATTTGATAAAAACGATATATACTTGGTATTTGGCTCTTTTTTGTTGGTAGAATCTTTCTTAGAAAATTACAAATCCAATTAA